From the Campylobacter sp. CNRCH_2014_0184h genome, one window contains:
- a CDS encoding MBL fold metallo-hydrolase, whose translation MRILKQPCGMYETNCYIIDHNNKQIIIDPGENAYEFIKENASKPLAILNTHGHYDHVYDNAKVKMVYEIPLFIHKDDAFMLKDPFNYGFEHSNADVLIENENEFSIDEFKFKFHHFPGHTPGCCMIELVGEDVLFSGDFLFYRSIGRWDFPYSDAAKMKESLLKVLAYEKDFRLLPGHGEESTLKEEQKAIPAWLRYFH comes from the coding sequence ATGCGTATTTTAAAACAACCATGCGGAATGTATGAAACAAATTGTTATATTATAGATCACAATAATAAGCAAATCATCATCGATCCAGGTGAAAATGCTTATGAGTTTATCAAAGAAAACGCAAGCAAACCTTTAGCTATTTTAAATACCCATGGTCATTATGATCATGTTTATGATAATGCTAAGGTTAAAATGGTTTATGAAATTCCACTTTTTATCCATAAAGATGATGCTTTTATGTTAAAAGATCCTTTTAATTATGGTTTTGAGCATTCAAATGCTGATGTGTTAATAGAAAATGAAAATGAATTTAGTATAGATGAGTTTAAGTTTAAATTTCATCATTTCCCAGGGCATACTCCAGGGTGTTGTATGATAGAACTTGTGGGTGAAGATGTGCTTTTTAGTGGAGATTTTTTATTTTACCGTAGTATTGGTAGATGGGACTTTCCTTACTCAGATGCAGCTAAGATGAAAGAGAGTTTGCTTAAAGTTTTAGCTTATGAAAAAGATTTTAGATTACTTCCAGGGCATGGAGAAGAAAGCACTTTAAAAGAAGAACAAAAAGCAATTCCTGCTTGGTTAAGGTATTTTCACTAA
- a CDS encoding agmatine deiminase family protein — MRKSIAEWQKQELLLLSLPHENSDWKPYLEEILQSYEEFIKAVANFQKVLLIAPSEKDFQRFKHIKNVDFFKCDTNDTWIRDFGAIDVLEDDKTIGLDFIFNAWGDKFQSTLDNAVNSKLFAQKLSGKLEKIDFILEGGSIDFNGQGVMLTTSACLLNENRNSHLNKEQIEAKLKEIFGLKQIVWLNHGYIKGDDTDHHIDTLARFINEKTIAYCVCKDENDEHYKPLKAMEGELKKTGFDLLELPLPKPLYFEGKRLGATYANFVFVNGGLIVPTYNDENDALVLENLQKACKDRKVVGVDARVFLRQNGSLHCSCQNRYEGQR, encoded by the coding sequence ATGAGAAAAAGCATAGCAGAATGGCAAAAACAAGAGCTACTTTTACTTTCCTTGCCTCATGAAAATAGCGATTGGAAGCCTTATTTAGAAGAGATTTTACAAAGCTATGAAGAATTTATTAAAGCTGTGGCAAATTTTCAAAAAGTTTTACTTATAGCGCCAAGTGAAAAAGACTTTCAAAGATTTAAGCATATAAAAAACGTTGATTTTTTTAAGTGTGATACTAATGATACTTGGATTAGAGATTTTGGTGCAATTGATGTGCTTGAAGATGATAAAACTATAGGGCTTGATTTTATTTTTAATGCTTGGGGTGATAAATTTCAAAGCACTTTAGATAATGCGGTAAATTCAAAACTTTTTGCGCAAAAATTATCTGGAAAATTAGAAAAAATTGATTTTATCTTAGAAGGTGGGAGTATTGATTTTAATGGGCAAGGAGTAATGCTTACAACGAGTGCTTGTTTGTTAAATGAAAATAGAAATTCCCATTTAAATAAAGAGCAAATTGAAGCTAAGTTAAAAGAAATTTTTGGCTTAAAACAAATTGTATGGTTAAATCATGGTTATATAAAAGGTGATGATACTGATCATCATATAGATACTCTAGCAAGATTTATCAATGAAAAAACCATTGCTTATTGTGTGTGTAAAGATGAAAATGATGAGCATTATAAGCCCTTAAAAGCTATGGAGGGAGAACTTAAAAAAACAGGGTTTGATTTATTAGAACTTCCTTTGCCTAAGCCTTTGTATTTTGAAGGTAAAAGGCTTGGTGCTACTTATGCAAATTTTGTTTTTGTTAATGGTGGCTTGATAGTGCCAACTTATAATGATGAAAACGATGCTTTGGTATTAGAAAATTTACAAAAAGCATGCAAAGATAGAAAAGTAGTAGGGGTTGATGCAAGAGTGTTTTTAAGACAAAATGGTTCTTTGCATTGTTCTTGTCAAAACCGCTATGAAGGTCAAAGATGA
- a CDS encoding cation diffusion facilitator family transporter, whose translation MNLQKSATIIASVCAIFLAIVKFIVGLASGSVAVLSSAIDSLLDCVISGLNFLALKKSSQGSSKEYNFGLSKIEALMGLFEGLVISGIGVYIFYESVLKIHNQESVEKLDLGIYVMAFAMAVTLYLVVFLNYVAKKTKSLIIKADSLHYKIDFLTNALTLLALVIIAFTNYHFIDGLFGIAISLYTIFSAFKIIKESSKILLDVAIDKEQVEVIKQIISANKEVKSFHHLKTRKSPDILYVSVHLVFEPTISLLKAHKIGDEIEDSIREHFKDDFWNIHIHLDPYDDSEEERSKNEISTHTARI comes from the coding sequence ATGAATTTGCAAAAAAGCGCAACTATCATCGCAAGTGTATGTGCTATTTTTTTAGCTATTGTTAAATTTATAGTAGGTTTAGCTTCGGGTTCTGTTGCGGTGCTTTCTAGTGCGATTGATTCTTTACTTGATTGTGTGATTTCGGGTTTAAATTTTTTAGCTTTGAAAAAAAGCTCTCAAGGATCTAGTAAAGAATATAATTTTGGCCTTAGTAAAATTGAAGCCTTAATGGGGCTTTTTGAAGGTCTTGTTATTAGCGGGATTGGGGTTTATATTTTTTATGAGAGTGTTTTGAAAATTCACAATCAAGAAAGTGTAGAAAAACTTGATCTTGGAATTTATGTCATGGCTTTTGCTATGGCTGTAACTTTGTATTTGGTGGTTTTTTTAAATTATGTTGCTAAAAAAACAAAAAGCTTGATTATAAAAGCTGATAGCTTGCACTATAAAATAGACTTTTTAACTAATGCTCTAACGCTTTTAGCACTTGTGATTATAGCTTTTACAAATTATCATTTTATTGATGGATTATTTGGTATAGCTATAAGTTTATATACGATTTTTTCAGCTTTTAAAATCATCAAAGAAAGTTCTAAAATTTTATTAGATGTGGCAATTGATAAAGAACAAGTTGAAGTGATTAAACAAATTATAAGTGCAAATAAAGAAGTCAAAAGCTTTCATCATTTAAAAACTAGAAAAAGTCCTGATATACTTTATGTTAGTGTGCATTTAGTTTTTGAACCTACAATATCACTTTTAAAAGCTCATAAAATCGGTGATGAGATTGAAGATAGTATAAGGGAGCATTTTAAAGATGATTTTTGGAATATCCATATACACTTAGACCCTTATGATGATTCAGAAGAAGAAAGGAGTAAAAATGAAATTAGCACTCATACAGCAAGAATTTAA